One Streptomyces sp. NBC_01237 genomic region harbors:
- a CDS encoding LuxR C-terminal-related transcriptional regulator: protein MLKEIGLGQDAEYAYRTLLKEPTAEVQVLAEQFGWSVDRVSSALAELSDLSLVRPSWENRGSSRLVDPELGLKMLIQSQEMELLKLQQTLSESKLAVARLIADYRDEEDRFAPSTVKLASGPDAIQSCIEKVSHECRDEVEVFLPGGAQPAVSLKESRPLDLMLLERSVRVRCVYLDSIRNDRPTSEYAQWLGEQGGQVRTVPQLPLRMIIWDRRVALVPVDPHDPDRGAFLLSSPGPVAALQALFEQVWQMGSRFGEERDRDRCRNSDGAPADQEAAVLGLLAAGLTDEVIARKLGVSVRTSRRITAELMSRLGARSRFQLGALAAQRGWLAG from the coding sequence ATGCTCAAGGAGATCGGGCTCGGCCAGGATGCGGAATACGCCTATCGCACCCTGTTGAAAGAACCGACAGCAGAGGTGCAGGTGCTGGCGGAACAGTTCGGCTGGTCCGTCGACCGGGTTTCTTCCGCGCTCGCCGAGCTTTCCGATCTTTCGCTCGTGCGACCGTCCTGGGAGAACCGCGGAAGTTCGCGGCTGGTGGATCCCGAACTCGGACTGAAAATGCTGATCCAGTCCCAGGAAATGGAACTGCTGAAACTCCAGCAGACGCTTTCGGAGAGCAAGCTCGCGGTGGCACGGCTGATCGCCGACTACCGGGACGAGGAGGACCGGTTCGCCCCGAGCACGGTCAAGCTGGCGAGCGGACCGGACGCGATCCAGTCCTGCATCGAGAAGGTCAGCCATGAATGCCGCGACGAGGTCGAGGTGTTCCTGCCGGGCGGCGCACAGCCGGCGGTGAGCCTGAAGGAGTCCCGGCCGCTGGATCTCATGCTGCTGGAGCGTTCGGTGCGGGTCAGATGCGTCTACTTGGACAGCATCCGCAACGACCGGCCGACCAGCGAGTACGCCCAGTGGCTCGGCGAGCAGGGCGGGCAGGTGCGGACGGTTCCCCAGCTGCCGCTGCGGATGATCATCTGGGACCGGCGGGTGGCGCTCGTACCGGTGGATCCCCATGATCCGGACCGGGGCGCGTTCCTGTTGTCGAGCCCGGGGCCGGTCGCGGCCCTCCAGGCACTGTTCGAGCAGGTCTGGCAGATGGGTTCACGCTTCGGTGAGGAGCGCGACCGTGATCGCTGCCGCAATTCCGACGGTGCCCCGGCCGATCAGGAGGCCGCCGTGCTGGGGCTGCTCGCCGCCGGGCTCACCGACGAGGTCATCGCCCGCAAGCTCGGTGTCTCCGTACGCACCAGCCGCCGGATCACCGCCGAGCTGATGAGCCGACTGGGAGCGCGCAGCCGGTTCCAGCTGGGCGCGCTGGCGGCGCAGCGCGGCTGGCTCGCGGGATGA
- a CDS encoding ABC transporter ATP-binding protein → MADTSTPNGTSGTWALEARGLSKRYRRGWALRDCSFRLPAGRICGLVGPNGAGKSTLLGLATRQVEATEGELHVFGVPVDDPAVMPRFAFLGQDKPLFKRFTVAETLRMGSELNPGWDMAAAERIVRSGQVAMHARVGTLSGGQRTRVAFALAFGKRPDLLLLDEPMSDLDPLARDEMSTLLMAEAVERGTTVVMSSHMLTELEDMCDYLLVVAGGRIRMAGDADALVPAHALVTGVTEDGALPAALAAHTLIEARIQGRQFHAMVRPQGPLGGPWQITEPSLEEVLLAHLRSPDAPALYTPGARIEAEGTRTA, encoded by the coding sequence GTGGCGGACACGAGCACCCCGAACGGGACTTCGGGCACGTGGGCACTGGAGGCCCGCGGTCTGAGCAAGCGTTACCGGCGCGGCTGGGCCCTGCGCGACTGCTCCTTCCGGCTCCCGGCCGGCCGGATCTGCGGTCTCGTCGGCCCCAACGGCGCGGGCAAGAGCACCCTGCTCGGACTGGCCACCCGTCAGGTGGAGGCGACCGAGGGCGAACTGCACGTCTTCGGCGTGCCGGTGGACGACCCCGCGGTGATGCCCAGATTCGCGTTCCTCGGACAGGACAAGCCCCTGTTCAAGCGGTTCACCGTGGCCGAGACCCTGCGCATGGGCAGCGAGCTCAACCCCGGCTGGGACATGGCGGCGGCCGAGCGCATCGTCCGCTCGGGCCAGGTAGCGATGCACGCCCGGGTCGGCACGCTCTCCGGCGGTCAGCGCACCCGCGTCGCCTTCGCGCTCGCCTTCGGCAAGCGGCCCGATCTGCTGCTGCTCGACGAGCCGATGTCGGACCTGGACCCGCTGGCGCGCGACGAGATGAGCACGCTGCTGATGGCGGAGGCCGTCGAGCGCGGCACCACCGTGGTGATGTCCTCACACATGCTGACGGAGCTGGAGGACATGTGCGACTACCTGCTGGTCGTCGCCGGAGGCCGGATCAGGATGGCCGGTGACGCCGACGCGCTGGTTCCGGCGCACGCCCTGGTCACCGGGGTGACCGAGGACGGGGCGCTGCCCGCCGCACTCGCCGCCCACACGCTGATCGAGGCCCGGATCCAGGGCCGCCAGTTCCACGCGATGGTGCGGCCGCAGGGCCCGCTGGGCGGTCCCTGGCAGATCACCGAGCCCAGCCTCGAAGAAGTGCTGCTCGCCCACCTCCGCTCGCCGGACGCACCCGCGCTGTACACACCCGGCGCCCGTATCGAGGCCGAAGGGACCAGGACCGCATGA
- a CDS encoding cryptochrome/photolyase family protein, translated as MSVSICLFTADLRLRDNPVLTAALRDSERVVPLFVLDEGVRAAGFDAPNRMAFLADCLADLDAGLRERGGRLVLRSGGVVEEVCSVAARSGAREVHVAGGASAYARRREEQLHTALAGQGRTLRVHDAVVTVVPPGAHVPHQKDHFAVFTPYLRRWRETAVRKPLGAPRSVPVPEHIASLDLPERRAVTGVSPGLAKGGEREARGRVTSWLRGSLDAYADRNSDLAADATSRLSPHLHFGTLSATELVHRADHPTNPGADAFVRQLAWRDFHHQVLAARPDAAHTDYRPRHDHWRHAEAEAQAWRDGLTGYPVIDAAMRQLSHEGWMPGRARMLTASFLTKTLYLDWRLGARHFLDLLVDGDVANNQLNWQWMAGTGTDTRPNRVLNPLTQAKRHDPQGDYVRRWVPELSGLEGATIHQPWKLPPPERARYAYPAPLVELPDALARFKRARDQR; from the coding sequence GTGAGCGTGTCCATCTGTCTGTTCACCGCCGATCTGCGGCTGCGCGACAACCCGGTCCTGACCGCCGCGCTGCGGGACAGCGAGCGGGTGGTGCCGCTGTTCGTCCTCGACGAGGGTGTGCGCGCGGCCGGGTTCGACGCACCCAACCGGATGGCGTTCCTCGCCGACTGTCTGGCCGATCTGGACGCCGGGCTGCGCGAACGCGGCGGACGGCTGGTGCTGCGTTCCGGCGGGGTGGTCGAGGAGGTCTGCTCGGTCGCCGCCCGGTCCGGCGCCCGCGAGGTGCACGTGGCCGGGGGCGCCAGTGCCTACGCGCGGCGGCGCGAGGAACAGCTGCACACGGCCCTCGCCGGACAGGGCCGCACGCTCCGGGTCCACGACGCGGTGGTCACGGTCGTCCCCCCGGGGGCACACGTCCCGCACCAGAAGGACCACTTCGCCGTGTTCACCCCCTACCTCCGGCGCTGGCGGGAGACGGCGGTCCGAAAACCCCTGGGCGCCCCGCGGTCCGTACCGGTTCCCGAGCACATCGCCTCCCTGGACCTGCCCGAACGCCGGGCCGTCACCGGGGTGTCGCCGGGCCTCGCGAAGGGCGGCGAGCGGGAGGCCCGCGGACGCGTCACGTCCTGGCTGCGCGGCTCCCTGGACGCCTACGCCGACCGGAACTCCGACCTCGCGGCCGACGCCACCTCCCGGCTCTCCCCCCATCTGCACTTCGGCACCCTGTCCGCCACCGAACTGGTGCACCGGGCCGACCACCCCACCAACCCCGGCGCCGACGCCTTCGTACGCCAGCTGGCCTGGCGCGACTTCCACCACCAGGTCCTCGCGGCCCGGCCGGACGCGGCCCACACCGACTACCGCCCCCGGCACGACCACTGGCGCCACGCCGAGGCCGAGGCACAGGCCTGGCGGGACGGCCTGACCGGCTATCCGGTGATCGACGCGGCGATGCGCCAGCTGAGTCACGAGGGCTGGATGCCGGGCCGGGCACGCATGCTGACCGCGAGCTTCCTCACCAAGACGCTCTACCTGGACTGGCGCCTGGGCGCCCGGCACTTCCTGGACCTGCTGGTCGACGGGGACGTGGCCAACAACCAGCTCAACTGGCAGTGGATGGCGGGCACCGGCACCGACACCCGCCCCAACCGGGTCCTCAACCCCCTCACCCAGGCCAAACGCCACGACCCGCAGGGCGACTACGTGCGCCGCTGGGTACCCGAGCTCTCCGGCCTGGAAGGCGCCACGATCCACCAGCCCTGGAAACTCCCACCCCCGGAACGAGCCCGCTACGCCTACCCGGCCCCCCTGGTGGAACTCCCCGACGCCCTGGCCAGATTCAAACGGGCCCGCGACCAGCGGTGA
- a CDS encoding alpha/beta hydrolase: MNTRRLLRTLATGLGTAGLLVSGCSSGSSTSSASATGTAAPKGLTSYYTQKLSWRDCGVEGFQCTSMKAPLDYGKPDDGDIKLAVSRKKATGPGKRIGSLLVNPGGPGGSAVGYLQGYAAIGYPAQVRARYDMVAIDPRGVARSEPVECLTGKEMDAFTQVDQTPDDDGEATRLSGAFEKFAGGCEKRSGKILPHVSTVETARDMDVLRALLGDEKLHYVGASYGTFLGATYADLFPTRAGRLVLDGAMDPSLEAIDMNRDQTAGFEGAFQSFAADCVKKTDCPLGTTSTADAATALKKLFTDLDAEPVPTGESRDLGESLATTGVIAAMYDETAWPQLREALAGARRGDGAGLLALADSYYEREPNGEYANLMYANAAVNCLDLPPAFDGPDAVREAVPSFEKASPVFGRGFAWASLNCAYWPTKATGSPHRTEAKGADPIVVVGTTRDPATPYKWARSLAGQLSSGTLLTYEGDGHTAYGRGSDCIDTAINTYLLEGTPPTDGKKCT; this comes from the coding sequence ATGAACACCAGGCGCCTGCTCCGCACCCTCGCCACCGGTCTCGGCACTGCCGGCCTGCTCGTCTCAGGCTGTAGCAGCGGCAGTTCGACCTCCAGCGCTTCGGCCACCGGTACGGCCGCCCCCAAGGGCCTCACGTCGTACTACACGCAGAAGCTGAGCTGGCGCGACTGCGGTGTCGAGGGTTTCCAGTGCACGTCGATGAAGGCACCGCTGGACTACGGGAAGCCGGACGACGGGGACATCAAGCTGGCGGTCTCCCGCAAGAAGGCCACCGGCCCGGGCAAGCGGATCGGCTCCCTCCTGGTGAATCCGGGCGGCCCCGGCGGTTCGGCGGTCGGCTACCTCCAGGGGTACGCGGCGATCGGCTACCCCGCCCAGGTCCGCGCCCGGTACGACATGGTGGCCATCGACCCGCGCGGTGTGGCCCGGAGCGAGCCCGTCGAATGCCTCACCGGCAAGGAGATGGACGCCTTCACCCAGGTCGACCAGACGCCCGACGACGACGGCGAGGCCACCAGGCTCAGCGGCGCCTTCGAGAAGTTCGCGGGCGGCTGCGAGAAGCGTTCGGGCAAGATCCTTCCGCATGTCTCCACGGTCGAGACGGCCCGCGACATGGATGTGCTGCGCGCCCTGCTCGGCGACGAGAAGCTGCACTACGTCGGGGCCTCGTACGGCACCTTCCTGGGTGCGACGTACGCGGACCTGTTCCCCACCCGCGCGGGCCGCCTGGTCCTGGACGGTGCGATGGACCCGTCTCTTGAGGCCATCGACATGAACCGCGACCAGACGGCCGGGTTCGAGGGGGCGTTCCAGTCGTTCGCCGCCGACTGCGTGAAGAAGACGGACTGCCCGCTGGGCACCACGTCCACCGCGGACGCGGCCACCGCCCTCAAGAAGCTCTTCACGGACCTGGACGCCGAGCCGGTCCCGACGGGGGAGAGCCGCGACCTGGGTGAGTCCCTGGCCACCACCGGTGTGATCGCCGCCATGTACGACGAGACGGCCTGGCCGCAGCTCCGCGAGGCCCTGGCGGGGGCCCGGCGCGGCGACGGCGCCGGGCTCCTGGCGCTCGCCGACAGCTACTACGAGCGCGAGCCGAACGGTGAGTACGCCAACCTGATGTACGCCAACGCCGCCGTGAACTGTCTCGATCTGCCGCCCGCCTTCGACGGTCCGGACGCGGTGCGCGAGGCCGTCCCCAGCTTCGAGAAGGCGTCCCCGGTCTTCGGCCGCGGCTTCGCCTGGGCGTCCCTGAACTGCGCCTACTGGCCGACGAAGGCCACGGGCTCCCCGCACCGCACCGAGGCGAAGGGCGCCGACCCGATCGTCGTGGTCGGCACCACCCGCGACCCGGCCACCCCCTACAAGTGGGCGCGGTCCCTCGCCGGCCAGCTCTCCTCCGGCACCCTCCTCACCTACGAGGGTGACGGCCACACGGCGTACGGCCGCGGCAGCGACTGCATCGACACGGCGATCAACACCTACCTCCTGGAGGGCACCCCGCCCACCGACGGCAAGAAGTGCACCTGA
- a CDS encoding response regulator transcription factor — translation MLRIVLAEDSVLLREGLVGLLERFGHQVVAGAGTAEELTAAVLEHRPDIVVTDVRMPPGFSDEGLRAAVELRRKQPDLPVLVLSQYVQRAYAEDLLDSSDGTGVGYLLKERIGNVEEFIDALHRVAEGATVVDPEVVRQLIRHRRDPMSRLTAREQEVLALMAEGKSNASIAAALTVSEGTVSKHFGSILTKLDLSLSDSTNRRVLAVLAYLRG, via the coding sequence ATGTTGCGCATCGTACTGGCCGAGGACAGCGTGCTCCTGCGGGAAGGCCTGGTCGGTCTCCTGGAGCGGTTCGGCCATCAGGTGGTCGCCGGAGCGGGCACGGCCGAGGAGCTGACCGCGGCGGTGCTCGAACACCGCCCGGACATCGTGGTGACCGACGTACGGATGCCGCCCGGCTTCTCCGACGAGGGTCTGCGAGCCGCGGTCGAGCTGCGCAGGAAGCAGCCGGACCTGCCCGTCCTGGTGCTCAGCCAGTACGTCCAGCGCGCCTACGCCGAGGATCTGCTGGACTCATCGGACGGCACCGGCGTCGGCTATCTGCTCAAGGAACGCATCGGCAACGTCGAGGAGTTCATCGACGCCCTGCACCGGGTGGCCGAGGGCGCCACGGTGGTCGACCCGGAAGTCGTCAGGCAGCTGATCCGGCACCGCCGCGACCCCATGTCGAGGCTGACGGCCCGTGAGCAGGAGGTGCTGGCCCTCATGGCGGAGGGCAAGTCCAACGCCTCCATCGCCGCGGCCCTGACCGTCAGCGAAGGCACGGTCAGCAAGCACTTCGGCTCGATCCTCACCAAGCTCGACCTCAGCCTGTCCGACTCCACCAACCGCCGGGTCCTCGCCGTACTGGCCTACCTGCGCGGCTGA
- a CDS encoding GntR family transcriptional regulator: protein MKSVVVFRIDRRSGVATYLQIVHQVEQALRMGALEEGDRLPTAAQVAATTKVNPNTTLKAYRELERAGLAEVRQGAGTFITRSLAQPLTGPDSPLHSALSEWIRQAHAEGLSGQDVTALFRAAFEATYPSDTNA from the coding sequence GTGAAGTCCGTGGTCGTATTCCGCATCGACCGGCGCAGCGGAGTCGCAACGTATCTCCAGATCGTCCACCAGGTCGAACAGGCCCTGCGGATGGGCGCCCTGGAGGAGGGTGACCGGCTGCCCACGGCAGCCCAGGTCGCGGCGACCACCAAGGTCAACCCGAACACCACCCTCAAGGCGTACCGCGAGCTGGAGCGCGCGGGCCTCGCCGAGGTCCGCCAGGGAGCGGGCACCTTCATCACCCGCTCCCTCGCGCAGCCCCTGACGGGCCCCGACTCCCCGCTGCACAGCGCGCTGTCCGAATGGATACGCCAGGCACACGCCGAAGGGCTCAGCGGCCAGGACGTCACCGCCCTCTTCCGGGCCGCGTTCGAAGCCACGTACCCCTCCGACACGAACGCCTGA
- a CDS encoding ABC transporter permease → MSTTLTEPRTGKTSRPRMLRGLNWLFVRQHRATLGGVLALVVFGAAWILYQRADLIQTLDAVGWPEKEAPQDPLGQQFGHLSTLLNAIPVVLGVFLGAPLIAADQENGTAQLATTQSVTRRRWLAAKCAWGLGIALLAGTVLSVCFTWWWEPYRSVFPYTWMEGTIFDNTGPMLPALCLFLTAAGITIGVLLRRVLASMVVTFVFSTVVTVAWGEFRASLAPSRTFTYPLDEELPARLSETYELDRWIGSADGHLYGWGSCSEATEKASNACIKDRGIVNNVIEYLGYDQMAAMQWTGAGILLAGTALLTAFTLWQVPRRPL, encoded by the coding sequence ATGAGCACCACCCTGACCGAACCCCGCACCGGGAAGACCTCCCGGCCCCGGATGCTGCGCGGCCTGAACTGGCTGTTCGTACGCCAGCACCGCGCCACGCTGGGCGGCGTTCTCGCCCTGGTGGTGTTCGGCGCCGCCTGGATCCTGTACCAGCGCGCCGACCTGATCCAGACGCTCGACGCGGTGGGCTGGCCCGAGAAGGAGGCGCCACAGGATCCCCTGGGGCAGCAGTTCGGCCATCTCTCCACCCTGCTGAACGCCATCCCGGTCGTCCTCGGCGTCTTCCTCGGCGCCCCGCTGATCGCGGCCGACCAGGAGAACGGCACCGCCCAGCTGGCCACCACCCAGTCCGTGACGCGCCGCCGCTGGCTGGCCGCGAAGTGCGCCTGGGGCCTCGGCATCGCCCTGCTGGCCGGGACAGTGCTCTCCGTGTGCTTCACCTGGTGGTGGGAGCCCTACCGCTCGGTGTTCCCGTACACCTGGATGGAAGGCACCATCTTCGACAACACCGGCCCCATGCTCCCGGCCCTGTGTCTCTTCCTCACGGCAGCGGGCATCACCATCGGCGTACTGCTGCGCCGTGTGCTGGCCTCCATGGTGGTGACCTTCGTCTTCTCCACCGTCGTCACGGTCGCCTGGGGCGAGTTCCGGGCGAGCCTGGCTCCGTCCCGCACGTTCACCTATCCCCTGGACGAGGAACTCCCGGCCCGGCTGTCCGAGACGTACGAACTGGACCGGTGGATCGGCAGCGCCGACGGACATCTCTACGGCTGGGGGTCCTGCAGCGAGGCGACCGAGAAGGCGTCGAACGCGTGCATCAAGGACAGGGGCATCGTCAACAATGTCATCGAGTACCTCGGCTACGACCAGATGGCGGCCATGCAGTGGACCGGCGCCGGCATCCTGCTCGCCGGAACGGCACTGCTGACGGCGTTCACCCTGTGGCAGGTCCCCCGGCGTCCCCTGTAG
- a CDS encoding DNA polymerase III subunit delta', whose translation MTVWDDLVGQDRVQEQLGAAAKDADALVTAHSAGQPVPPGSKMTHAWLFTGPPGSGRSTAARAFAAALQCTSPDRALGGEPGCGFCDGCHTSLIGTHADVEVIRTDLLSIGVKDTRELVRRAQLSPAVGRWQVIVMEDADRLTEGAGNVLLKAVEEPAPRTVWMLCAPSLEDVLPTIRSRCRHLTLRTPPVEAVADVLIRRDGIDPERAHAAARATQGHIGRARRLATDERARARRAAVLKVPLRVADVGGCLKAAQELIDTATDDAKQMAEEVDVKETEDMKAALGAVAGGRMPRGTAGVMKDLEDKQKRRKTRTQRDSLDLALTELTGFYRDVLALQLGSQIAIANADVRDSLDRIAESSAPAHTLRRIEAVIACRRALDRNVAPLLAVEAMTMSLRAG comes from the coding sequence ATGACCGTATGGGACGACCTGGTCGGACAGGACCGAGTGCAGGAACAGCTCGGTGCCGCCGCCAAGGACGCCGATGCGCTGGTCACCGCCCATTCCGCGGGTCAGCCCGTGCCCCCGGGTTCGAAGATGACCCACGCCTGGCTGTTCACCGGACCGCCGGGCTCCGGGCGGTCCACCGCCGCCCGCGCCTTCGCCGCCGCGCTCCAGTGCACCAGCCCGGACCGGGCCCTGGGCGGGGAGCCCGGCTGCGGTTTCTGCGACGGCTGCCACACCAGCCTGATCGGTACGCACGCCGATGTCGAAGTCATCCGTACGGACCTGCTCTCCATCGGCGTGAAGGACACCCGCGAGCTGGTCCGCCGGGCCCAGCTCTCCCCGGCCGTGGGCCGGTGGCAGGTCATCGTCATGGAGGACGCCGACCGCCTCACCGAGGGGGCGGGGAACGTGCTGCTGAAGGCGGTCGAGGAGCCCGCGCCCCGCACGGTCTGGATGCTGTGCGCGCCCTCCCTCGAAGACGTCCTGCCCACGATCCGGTCCCGCTGCCGCCACCTCACCCTGCGCACGCCGCCGGTCGAGGCCGTCGCCGACGTACTGATCCGGCGGGACGGCATCGACCCGGAGCGGGCCCATGCGGCGGCCCGCGCCACCCAGGGGCACATCGGCCGGGCGCGCCGCCTGGCCACGGACGAGCGGGCCCGCGCGCGGCGTGCCGCCGTGCTCAAGGTGCCGCTGCGGGTCGCCGACGTCGGCGGCTGTCTCAAGGCGGCCCAGGAGCTGATCGACACGGCCACCGACGACGCCAAGCAGATGGCGGAGGAGGTCGACGTCAAGGAGACCGAGGACATGAAGGCGGCGCTCGGCGCGGTCGCCGGGGGCCGGATGCCGCGCGGTACCGCGGGCGTGATGAAGGACCTGGAGGACAAGCAGAAGCGCCGCAAGACGCGTACGCAGCGCGACAGCCTGGATCTGGCGCTCACCGAACTGACCGGGTTCTACCGCGATGTGCTGGCGCTCCAGCTCGGCTCACAGATCGCCATCGCCAACGCCGATGTACGCGACAGCCTCGACCGGATCGCGGAGTCGTCGGCCCCGGCGCACACGCTGCGCAGGATCGAGGCGGTGATCGCCTGCCGCAGGGCGCTGGACCGCAATGTGGCGCCGCTGCTCGCGGTGGAGGCGATGACGATGTCGCTGCGGGCGGGCTGA